The Paracoccus sp. MC1862 genome includes a window with the following:
- the rpsL gene encoding 30S ribosomal protein S12: protein MPTIQQLIRNPRQPKVQRSKSQHLQGNPQKRGVCTRVYTTTPKKPNSAMRKVAKVRLTNGFEVISYIPGEKHNLQEHSVVLIRGGRVKDLPGVRYHILRGVLDTQGVKDRRQRRSKYGAKRPK from the coding sequence ATGCCGACGATCCAACAGCTGATCCGCAATCCGCGGCAGCCCAAGGTGCAGCGATCCAAGTCGCAGCACCTGCAGGGAAACCCTCAGAAGCGCGGCGTCTGCACCCGCGTCTACACCACTACGCCGAAGAAGCCGAACTCGGCCATGCGGAAGGTCGCCAAGGTGCGCCTGACCAACGGGTTCGAGGTCATCAGCTACATCCCCGGCGAAAAGCACAACCTGCAGGAACACAGCGTCGTGCTGATCCGCGGCGGCCGGGTCAAGGACCTTCCGGGTGTGCGCTACCACATCCTGCGCGGTGTCCTGGATACCCAGGGCGTCAAAGATCGTCGTCAGCGTCGTTCGAAATA